Below is a genomic region from Candidatus Latescibacterota bacterium.
TCGAAGAACTCTCCGAGCAGGAACCTGACGCCGGGCTGGGCAATGGAGGTCTCGGCAGACTCGCTGCCTGTTTTCTCGATTCGATGGCCGCCCATGAAATACCAGCCTATGGTTATGGTATCAGATACGAATTCGGGATCTTTGAACAGGTAATCAGGGATCTGGGGCAACACGAGCTGCCCGACACCTGGCTCAGTCACGGTGATCCGTGGGAGATCGAGAGGCCGGAATACAGTTTCACAGTGAAGTTCTACGGGAGAACAGTCGACACGAAGTGGCCAGATGGCACTCCGAAAGTCGACTGGATCGACACATCCGATGTGCTGGGGATCCCATACGATACACCGATATGCGGCTACGATAACTTCACCGTCAACACGATGCGCCTCTGGTCATCCAGGGCCACCAGGGAATTCGACCTGGGCTACTTCCAGCATGGAGATTACCTGAAGGCCGTCGAGGAAAAGAATATCTCCGAGAACATCTCGAAAGTCCTCTACCCCAACGACAGCAATTACAAGGGACAGGAGCTCAGGCTGAAACAGCAGTACTTCTTCGTCTCATGCTCTATCAGGGATATCATAAGGCGATATCTCGTGACCCACCTGAATTTTGACCGCTTCGTCGATAAAGTCGCGATTCAGATGAACGACACTCATCCTTCGCTCGTCGTTGCCGAACTTATGCGGGTACTGATGGATGAACAGAAACTCGAATGGAAAGATGCCTGGAAGATCACCAGATCAGCATGTTCATACACGAATCACACTCTTCTCTCGGAAGCTCTTGAAGAATGGCCGCTCGATATGTTCGGCACCCTGCTCCCGCGGCACCTTCAGATAATCTACGAGATAAACTCACGGTTCCTTGTGGAAGTCTCCGCAAAGTATCCCGGCGACCATGGCAGGCTTTCGAGAATGTCGATCATCAACGAGACCGGCGACAAAAAAATTCGGATGGCAAACCTTGCCCTGGTCGGCTCCCACACGGTCAACGGAGTTGCGGCCCTTCACACAGAACTTCTAAAGAAAAACCTGTTTCGTGATTTCGATGAGATGTTCCCAGGCAAGATCACTAACAAGACAAACGGGATCACACCCAGAAGATGGCTCCTTTCGGCCAATCCCGGACTGTCTTCGATCATTACCGAACAGATAGGCAAGGGCTGGATCAAGGACCTCGAGCAGCTGCGCAGGATCGAGCATCTCGCGGACGATTCGGGGTTCAGAAGGGATTTCGATGCGGTCAAACATACGAACAAGAAAAGGCTGACCGACATAACAGACGACCTGACAGGATATGCGATCGATCCGGCTTCGATCTTCGATATCCAGATCAAAAGGATCCACGAGTACAAACGCCAGCTTCTCAATGTGCTGCACATCATCTACACGTGGCTGCGTTTGAAGAACGACAGTTCGCTCGATCTTCATCCACGCACTTTCATCTTCGGCGGTAAGGCCGCGCCGGATTATTTCATCGCGAAGATGATCATAAAGTTGATATGTCACGCGGGCGAGATAATGAACGGGGACAGGAAGACTCGTGACAGGCTCAAAGTGGTTTTTCTGCCAAACTACAGGGTGACTCTCGCGGAGCAGATGATACCGGCCGCTGACCTTTCGGAGCAGATCTCGACAGCCGGGTTCGAAGCATCAGGTACCGGCAATATGAAACTCTCTCTCAACGGGGCTCTCACGATCGGCACACTGGACGGAGCCAATATCGAAATAATGGAAGCTGTGGGAAAGGAAAACTTCTTCATCTTCGGTCATACTGCCGATGAAGTGAAGGATATCACTCCCACATACGACGCGAGGAAATACTATGAAAGCGATCCTCTTCTGAAAGAGACAATAGATCTTATTTACAACGGCACCT
It encodes:
- a CDS encoding glycogen/starch/alpha-glucan phosphorylase, whose amino-acid sequence is MKKGALFEKWGIFRKGMKSCDIQESFANHLEYSLSKDQYTATLRDLYFSLALAVRDRMIEQWIKTQQLYYDNDVKRVYYLSAEFLMGRALTNNMINLDLYAEVRKAMLELGLDFEELSEQEPDAGLGNGGLGRLAACFLDSMAAHEIPAYGYGIRYEFGIFEQVIRDLGQHELPDTWLSHGDPWEIERPEYSFTVKFYGRTVDTKWPDGTPKVDWIDTSDVLGIPYDTPICGYDNFTVNTMRLWSSRATREFDLGYFQHGDYLKAVEEKNISENISKVLYPNDSNYKGQELRLKQQYFFVSCSIRDIIRRYLVTHLNFDRFVDKVAIQMNDTHPSLVVAELMRVLMDEQKLEWKDAWKITRSACSYTNHTLLSEALEEWPLDMFGTLLPRHLQIIYEINSRFLVEVSAKYPGDHGRLSRMSIINETGDKKIRMANLALVGSHTVNGVAALHTELLKKNLFRDFDEMFPGKITNKTNGITPRRWLLSANPGLSSIITEQIGKGWIKDLEQLRRIEHLADDSGFRRDFDAVKHTNKKRLTDITDDLTGYAIDPASIFDIQIKRIHEYKRQLLNVLHIIYTWLRLKNDSSLDLHPRTFIFGGKAAPDYFIAKMIIKLICHAGEIMNGDRKTRDRLKVVFLPNYRVTLAEQMIPAADLSEQISTAGFEASGTGNMKLSLNGALTIGTLDGANIEIMEAVGKENFFIFGHTADEVKDITPTYDARKYYESDPLLKETIDLIYNGTFSPDDPTLFHPLMDHLLDHDRFLVLADFESYVRCQEEVGRIYADRDEWIRRAILNVARMGRFSSDRTILEYNRDIWKADTLTIPYGEPGERKKHQVGPNSDC